One window of Vibrio sinaloensis genomic DNA carries:
- a CDS encoding metal-dependent hydrolase: MDSVTQAALGATIAGAIAGKNCNAKVLLTGAALGTLPDLDVVLDYGDAVSNTIKHRGFSHSLLVLPPFALLLSWLYCKLRPDHYWSFRRVFALIAGVLITHPLLDAMTTYGTQLLWPIEGYFEVSNIFIIDPLYTLPLLAALIVALLSRHHAGRWCQTMVLISTLYLGWGYGAQQVVAKQVESNLATQNLPSQKILITPTPFNTVLWRVVVMGDNQYWEGLVSLLDRDPNIEFVSRPVGHWPLEEEPETLVGLRAFSHQYLDVKEQQGQLIVSDLRLGMANNLAFEFVFARKDQQGEWQLLEAPERYPSERSFAQLATLWQRLKGDQSINANLQKVASPISQ; the protein is encoded by the coding sequence ATGGACTCAGTGACTCAAGCCGCACTCGGCGCGACCATCGCAGGTGCGATTGCGGGCAAAAATTGTAATGCCAAAGTACTGTTAACAGGCGCTGCGCTTGGTACGCTGCCCGACTTAGACGTTGTGCTCGATTATGGCGACGCGGTGAGCAACACCATAAAGCATCGAGGCTTTAGTCACTCTCTACTGGTGCTGCCACCCTTTGCACTGCTACTTTCGTGGCTGTACTGCAAGCTTCGCCCCGACCACTACTGGTCTTTTAGACGGGTGTTTGCACTTATCGCTGGGGTATTGATTACCCATCCTTTACTCGATGCAATGACCACTTACGGCACCCAGCTGCTGTGGCCAATTGAAGGGTACTTTGAAGTGAGCAATATCTTCATTATTGATCCGCTTTATACCCTCCCCCTACTGGCCGCTTTGATCGTTGCTTTGCTATCGAGGCACCATGCCGGTCGATGGTGCCAAACCATGGTGCTGATTTCGACCCTCTACTTAGGTTGGGGCTATGGCGCACAACAAGTGGTCGCCAAGCAGGTCGAGAGTAACCTCGCCACTCAAAACCTGCCCAGCCAAAAGATACTGATCACGCCGACACCATTTAATACTGTGTTGTGGCGCGTTGTGGTAATGGGAGATAACCAATATTGGGAAGGCTTGGTGTCGCTGCTTGACCGCGATCCTAACATAGAGTTTGTCAGTCGACCTGTCGGTCACTGGCCTCTTGAGGAAGAGCCCGAAACCTTAGTCGGCCTTAGAGCCTTTTCTCATCAATACCTCGACGTTAAAGAGCAGCAAGGGCAATTGATTGTCTCGGATCTTCGCTTAGGTATGGCCAACAACTTAGCGTTTGAGTTTGTGTTCGCCCGCAAGGATCAACAGGGCGAATGGCAGTTGCTTGAGGCCCCAGAGCGCTACCCGAGCGAGCGTAGTTTTGCCCAGCTAGCCACCTTGTGGCAAAGGTTGAAAGGCGATCAAAGTATCAACGCAAATCTGCAAAAAGTGGCGAGTCCAATCAGCCAATAG
- a CDS encoding LysR family transcriptional regulator, protein MNESQLNRLTQAAPMLAAIARELSFTRAAEQLGIQQSAVSHRIRTLEQTLGLRLFERTTRELRLTPAGKIVCDAAQQAVAIWPKALEQLTRLDAQEQIRLSVSSSLAMKWLIPQLSSCAQFGLSIALNVEDQHSDFSLGNIDAAIRFGTGPYPGLHTVHLCHSQMQPVISPRLIEQPSAQSEEIFSHFALLSDRRGERDGTQFYWGHYFEQINLGTKHSPEQVFFDRADLMLQAAINGLGIGLGRTLLIEEDLKSGFLSCVGPKVKTDASYWLVSTPDFAQTERHAQLRHWLKSLLS, encoded by the coding sequence ATGAATGAGAGCCAACTTAATCGACTCACACAAGCAGCGCCCATGTTGGCTGCGATCGCGCGTGAGCTGAGCTTTACTCGCGCGGCCGAACAACTGGGGATACAGCAATCTGCGGTGAGCCATCGAATACGTACGCTCGAGCAAACACTTGGACTGCGCCTGTTTGAGCGTACGACTCGTGAGTTGCGGTTAACGCCAGCTGGAAAAATCGTGTGTGATGCAGCCCAGCAAGCAGTCGCGATTTGGCCTAAGGCTCTTGAGCAGCTCACACGCTTAGATGCACAAGAGCAAATTCGCCTATCGGTATCTTCTTCATTAGCAATGAAATGGCTGATCCCACAACTTAGCAGTTGTGCACAATTTGGCCTATCGATAGCGCTTAATGTTGAAGATCAGCACAGCGACTTTTCGCTCGGAAACATCGATGCCGCAATCCGGTTTGGTACTGGGCCTTATCCCGGCTTACATACAGTTCATTTGTGTCATAGTCAGATGCAGCCTGTCATCAGCCCACGTCTAATTGAGCAACCTAGCGCCCAGAGCGAAGAGATCTTTAGCCACTTTGCGTTGCTTTCAGATCGACGAGGTGAACGCGACGGAACTCAGTTCTACTGGGGTCACTATTTCGAACAAATAAATTTAGGCACCAAACACTCACCTGAGCAGGTGTTTTTTGACCGCGCCGACCTTATGCTCCAAGCCGCGATTAACGGGTTAGGCATTGGGCTGGGTCGCACCTTGCTGATTGAAGAAGATCTTAAGTCAGGGTTTCTTTCTTGTGTCGGCCCGAAGGTCAAGACAGACGCCAGCTATTGGTTAGTCAGTACACCAGACTTTGCTCAAACCGAACGCCACGCTCAACTGAGGCATTGGTTAAAGTCTTTGCTAAGTTAG
- a CDS encoding PhzF family phenazine biosynthesis protein produces MKNNHLIVDVNVVNGFVAHNQGGNPAGVVLNADQYSEQQMLSIAAKVGLSETAFVSSSLSEGFKLDFFTPNRRIAHCGHATIAAFSYLASKGLVEDGETSKETVDGPRKVIVKQGAAYMEQLAPSYSFANEWQVQGVSDQDVLRALNLTCDDLLSEAPMAKVNTGNSFIVVAVDSAEALASIEPDFAQIEQISHQLDLVGVYVFTPDITYADATTRMFAPRFAIEEEAATGMAAGPLACYLFDVLKLKKSKLDIRQGEHMQPASPSIINVELTLKNGEITGLMAGGYGKVMERRQVELLE; encoded by the coding sequence ATGAAAAATAATCATTTAATTGTCGATGTCAACGTGGTGAATGGGTTTGTCGCACACAACCAAGGCGGTAACCCGGCAGGGGTGGTGCTCAACGCCGATCAATACAGCGAACAGCAGATGTTATCGATCGCAGCAAAGGTCGGGTTGTCTGAGACCGCCTTTGTTTCTTCATCGTTAAGTGAAGGGTTCAAACTCGATTTCTTTACGCCCAATCGTCGCATTGCGCATTGCGGCCACGCGACGATAGCTGCGTTTTCCTATCTTGCTTCGAAAGGCTTAGTCGAAGATGGCGAGACCAGTAAGGAGACGGTCGACGGACCGCGTAAAGTCATAGTCAAGCAAGGGGCCGCTTACATGGAACAACTTGCCCCAAGCTACTCGTTTGCCAATGAATGGCAGGTACAAGGTGTATCTGATCAGGATGTATTACGCGCCTTAAACCTGACCTGCGATGATTTGCTATCCGAAGCCCCAATGGCAAAAGTGAACACCGGCAACAGTTTTATCGTGGTTGCCGTGGATAGCGCTGAGGCTTTAGCTTCTATTGAACCAGATTTTGCCCAAATCGAGCAGATCAGTCATCAATTAGACTTGGTGGGGGTTTATGTCTTTACTCCAGATATCACCTATGCTGATGCGACAACACGTATGTTCGCTCCACGTTTCGCCATCGAGGAAGAGGCTGCAACAGGTATGGCGGCAGGACCGCTCGCTTGTTACCTGTTTGATGTGCTCAAGCTAAAAAAATCCAAGTTGGATATTCGTCAAGGTGAGCACATGCAGCCTGCTTCACCAAGTATTATCAACGTCGAGTTGACCCTTAAGAACGGCGAAATAACTGGTTTGATGGCTGGTGGCTATGGCAAAGTGATGGAACGACGCCAGGTAGAACTGTTGGAGTAA
- a CDS encoding LysR family transcriptional regulator, with protein sequence MNISIDQATAFVHSADELSFKRAAQILNKHPSTVADLVKNLELELGLELFTRSVRKLALTKAGHELYDYTLTLVEDKYRLENKAKSLLNNTKGSLTIACDNSIKSLPLAQAIQPLYNNKEILDFSILTGEPIDVVNWVINGRADLALSVAGSTNSFTKTIIQNVLIFDIVNVMSINHKQFKKDMTRRELHRITQISYASLKDSADEKWHNLSREIIFTNDRDTLLQMVELGMGWARIPSFTFATLDNDCIAKISINGLVAEPWTIDSIILPSHQNESNINKFLANLKSEYARIMQSIGAN encoded by the coding sequence GTGAACATATCGATTGACCAAGCGACGGCATTTGTTCATTCAGCAGATGAATTGAGTTTTAAACGCGCCGCACAGATACTTAATAAGCATCCGTCCACAGTGGCAGATTTGGTGAAAAATTTAGAGCTCGAACTTGGGTTAGAACTATTTACCAGAAGTGTAAGAAAGCTGGCCTTAACCAAGGCTGGGCACGAGTTATATGACTATACACTTACCTTAGTTGAAGATAAGTACCGCCTAGAAAATAAAGCCAAATCTCTATTGAATAACACTAAAGGGTCGTTAACTATTGCCTGTGACAATAGTATTAAATCTTTACCTCTGGCTCAGGCGATACAACCACTTTATAACAATAAAGAGATTCTCGACTTCAGCATTCTAACTGGTGAACCTATAGATGTTGTGAACTGGGTGATAAACGGACGAGCGGATTTAGCACTTTCTGTCGCAGGCAGCACCAACTCATTCACCAAAACTATCATTCAGAATGTGCTTATTTTTGACATCGTCAATGTTATGTCAATTAATCACAAACAATTCAAAAAAGACATGACTCGCCGGGAACTACATCGTATTACACAAATCAGCTATGCATCGCTTAAAGATAGTGCAGATGAAAAATGGCACAATCTCAGTCGAGAAATAATATTCACAAATGACAGGGATACGCTTCTTCAAATGGTTGAGTTGGGGATGGGATGGGCAAGAATTCCTAGCTTTACTTTCGCCACGTTAGACAACGATTGTATAGCTAAAATATCTATCAATGGATTAGTAGCAGAGCCGTGGACGATTGATAGCATTATTCTGCCGTCACACCAAAACGAAAGTAATATTAATAAGTTTCTCGCCAACCTAAAATCAGAGTACGCGAGGATAATGCAATCGATTGGAGCCAACTAA
- a CDS encoding LysR family transcriptional regulator — translation MTPYSNLPYSHNSLKVFEAVARLLSFTKAADELNVTQSAVSRQIKQLEQECQVTLLVRKHRTVELTEQGRDLFDVLRQNYHNLNSLIGQWKAPTKNRIVIKSALSYATRVLLPKVAQLNEKYPDHEIVIIPSIEEDPILEQEDCDLLIINSRKHERYINKPGVSFLRAEYMAPVYSELMSASRIQIQDVLNLPHLHATLDHQDWKLWLANTALRGPKRGRDTVFFSLDLALSACLSGQGVTVTDLLLVLPELERQFLKCPEGIALQHSDWHYYCYQRSHTPMINDIKQWLENQTHADRTQLQRLCDKFGWSVADVVF, via the coding sequence ATGACGCCCTATAGCAATCTACCTTATTCACACAACAGTCTTAAAGTGTTTGAAGCGGTCGCTCGACTACTGAGTTTTACCAAAGCGGCTGATGAGTTGAACGTTACTCAGAGCGCTGTAAGTCGGCAAATTAAGCAGTTGGAGCAAGAGTGCCAAGTGACCTTGCTCGTGCGCAAACACCGCACCGTCGAACTGACCGAGCAAGGACGGGACCTGTTCGATGTGTTGCGGCAAAACTACCATAACTTAAACTCATTAATTGGCCAGTGGAAAGCGCCGACTAAGAATCGTATTGTGATAAAGAGTGCGCTGAGTTACGCCACTCGTGTTTTGCTGCCCAAAGTCGCTCAGCTCAACGAGAAATATCCCGATCACGAAATCGTGATCATTCCTTCCATAGAGGAAGATCCGATTTTGGAACAGGAGGATTGCGATCTACTGATTATTAACTCACGTAAACACGAGCGTTATATCAATAAACCAGGCGTCAGTTTTTTACGGGCTGAGTATATGGCGCCCGTCTACTCTGAGCTAATGTCTGCGAGTCGAATTCAAATCCAAGATGTGCTCAATTTGCCTCATCTACACGCTACGCTAGACCATCAAGACTGGAAGTTATGGTTGGCCAATACCGCCTTGAGAGGCCCAAAACGCGGCCGAGATACGGTGTTTTTTAGTCTCGATCTCGCGTTGAGTGCGTGCTTGTCTGGACAAGGGGTGACGGTGACTGACTTATTGTTGGTGTTGCCGGAGCTGGAGCGCCAATTTCTTAAGTGCCCTGAAGGGATTGCCTTACAGCACAGTGATTGGCACTACTACTGCTATCAACGTAGTCATACGCCGATGATCAATGACATTAAGCAGTGGTTGGAGAATCAAACTCACGCTGATCGAACGCAGCTACAACGACTGTGCGACAAGTTTGGATGGAGTGTCGCCGACGTGGTGTTTTAG
- a CDS encoding isochorismatase family protein, whose product MLKRSKTGLVIVDVQGKLARLVEDSEQVIANCANLIQGAKHLSLPIVWLEQNPDKLGNTDQRLTQHLDGYSPIKKFAFNAGAEPEFVQTVKSIEVETWLVCGVEAHICVYQTALGLRELGYRVEVVQDCVSSRSLHHKQWALDKLAQLGVLSTCVEMALYELVEDCRDPAFKPILRLIK is encoded by the coding sequence ATGCTCAAGCGCAGCAAAACAGGGTTAGTGATTGTCGATGTTCAGGGCAAGCTGGCACGCTTAGTCGAAGATAGTGAGCAGGTGATTGCTAACTGCGCTAACTTGATTCAGGGAGCTAAGCACTTGTCACTGCCGATAGTTTGGTTGGAGCAAAATCCAGACAAACTCGGGAATACGGACCAAAGATTGACTCAACACCTTGACGGTTACTCGCCGATTAAAAAGTTCGCGTTTAACGCTGGTGCTGAGCCTGAATTTGTTCAAACGGTTAAAAGTATCGAGGTTGAGACCTGGCTGGTGTGTGGTGTTGAAGCGCATATCTGTGTGTATCAAACGGCGCTTGGCCTGCGTGAACTGGGCTATCGAGTAGAAGTGGTACAAGATTGTGTGTCGTCACGCTCACTCCATCACAAACAGTGGGCGTTGGATAAGCTAGCGCAGTTAGGCGTATTGTCGACCTGTGTTGAAATGGCGTTGTATGAGTTGGTGGAGGATTGCCGCGATCCCGCGTTTAAGCCAATCCTCCGACTTATCAAGTAA
- a CDS encoding YadA C-terminal domain-containing protein, translating to MKKRTIALSLLVMLSTGTVFASGLETRTDGNTRTPVELNKTEQDQVNKEQNHRINRNEGNITNNKTEIDATKGRVDELEKGSKVADQERAGNRRDIDNNGQNIEDNRKAIEQNKTAQDQVNKEQNHRINRNEGNITNNKTEIDATKGRVDELEKGSKVADQERAGNRRDIDKNGQNIEDNRKAIEQNKTAQDQVNKEQNHRINRNEGNITNNKTEIDATKGRVDELEKGSKVADQERAGNRRDIDNNKDAIKRIDSENQAAERVIVEASAEQEQFNGAIERAAGQQEIFNKNVEAYAVSNNARIDSLEQSFNQQAQRINENEGKMSNGIAGVAAMANLPLVPGRTTVGAAMGHFNGSNALAIGVTSSFGENNQWSLKASGSYAQGKHNQKDFVAGAGIGYSF from the coding sequence ATGAAAAAACGAACTATTGCTTTGTCACTGTTAGTGATGCTTTCAACTGGAACAGTATTTGCGTCAGGACTAGAAACTAGAACCGATGGAAATACTCGCACTCCAGTTGAGCTGAACAAAACGGAGCAAGATCAAGTAAACAAAGAACAAAATCACCGTATCAATCGGAACGAAGGTAATATCACGAACAACAAAACTGAAATTGATGCCACTAAAGGCCGTGTAGATGAGTTGGAGAAAGGCTCTAAGGTTGCTGACCAAGAGCGTGCAGGCAATCGTCGAGACATCGACAACAATGGTCAGAATATTGAAGACAACCGTAAAGCAATTGAGCAGAACAAAACGGCGCAAGATCAAGTAAACAAAGAACAGAATCACCGTATCAATCGGAACGAAGGCAATATCACGAACAACAAAACTGAAATTGATGCCACTAAAGGCCGTGTAGATGAGTTGGAGAAAGGCTCAAAGGTTGCTGACCAAGAACGTGCAGGCAATCGTCGAGACATCGACAAAAATGGTCAGAATATTGAAGACAACCGTAAAGCAATTGAGCAGAACAAAACGGCGCAAGATCAAGTAAACAAAGAACAGAATCACCGTATCAATCGGAACGAAGGCAATATCACGAACAACAAAACTGAAATTGATGCCACTAAAGGCCGTGTAGATGAGTTGGAGAAAGGCTCTAAGGTTGCTGACCAAGAACGTGCAGGTAATCGTCGAGACATCGACAATAACAAAGATGCGATCAAGCGTATTGATAGTGAAAACCAAGCCGCGGAAAGAGTTATTGTGGAAGCGTCTGCTGAACAAGAACAATTCAATGGCGCCATTGAACGAGCTGCTGGTCAGCAAGAAATTTTCAACAAAAATGTAGAGGCATATGCCGTAAGTAATAACGCACGTATTGATAGCCTTGAGCAGAGCTTCAACCAACAAGCGCAACGCATCAACGAAAACGAAGGCAAAATGTCGAATGGTATCGCAGGCGTTGCCGCTATGGCTAACTTACCTCTAGTACCGGGCAGAACAACAGTTGGTGCAGCCATGGGCCACTTCAATGGATCAAATGCACTTGCTATCGGTGTAACTTCATCGTTCGGAGAGAACAACCAGTGGTCTCTCAAAGCGAGTGGCTCTTACGCACAAGGGAAACATAATCAAAAAGACTTTGTTGCTGGTGCAGGCATTGGCTACAGCTTTTAA